Part of the Scomber japonicus isolate fScoJap1 chromosome 2, fScoJap1.pri, whole genome shotgun sequence genome, CTAACCTAAAAAGAGTCCAAATCGAATAAAAACCCATTGAATTTGTGACATTGTTGAGATTCCAAGTCCAGAGATTTCTCCACACAGTGACAATGGCATTCCTCAAATTAGGACTGGCGCTCAGGTGTATTTTTAACAGGTATGGGCCTGATTCTTAACCTCATTAAGGTGCAAGAATTTGCACATTAATGGGTTGACAAATGGAGTTACATAAATGCTTGTTGAATTGTTTTGGGCAGAAAAATAAGGTAATTTCTCTGAAATGGATAGTACTACTCTAGTTCTCACACTAAAAGTATTAAGTGAGGATTGAGGAGACATTTATTTGGTGTAGCAGGCTGTGATTTAACATATTTCAGTGTGAATGAACGATGTATTTATTAGAGACTAAGCTAATTCTGCCCTTGGTATTTTCAGATAGTGACTCTGCCTTGAAGAAGTTTCTAGATGACACTGCAAAAATGTCTGCTGATGACCGAGCCAAACAACTGGAGAAGAAccaggtaaaacacacacacaaataaagctGCTTTATGGATAAAGGAATAAAGGATCATTTATGGCATCATTGAGACTCCATTGCCTATAAACTGCTCCTTTTGATGTAGTTTtcacttttgtttgtgtgtaattttaCTCTCctatatgaatataaaataaagaaacattgaATAAATGTCAAGTTAACACACTGTATCCCATCATAACTAGTGAGAATTTACAATTTTACTTGATAAATGGGAAGTTGAATGAgttatcataaaaaaaaaaaaaatgctttgcatttaaaaactgaaataaaccaaaattaaatatgacatttctAAAATTCCTGTGGTGTTGTTTTACCGTCATGCTTTATTTTAGCCACTTGGGGGTGCCAGGCACCACCAAATCTACCACTGTGTTTAGTGAGGAGTACTGGACAATTACTTAATATGTGATAATTGTTGGATACCATTATGAAAAAAATCTTCAaatatgtgctttttttgtccttttaataATTTCACATGCGCAGTCTGTCTATCAGAAATGTCTATTAGTGTAGAATGATCTGCTGTGGTAATATTAAACTCACATGATTTGATTTTTCCTTTTCCAGGCAATCCAAGAGGCTCACAATGAGGTTGCAGTACAGGGCCAATGTAGGGTAAGATACCACAGCATTGTAGATAAATGAGAGATTGTGCATTTGTACTACATATAATGTTGGTTGGAGGTGCTTGTCTTACCTGGAACCAAAATTAATTACAAATATTTATTCCCAATATCTCAATTTACACAGCCAGAAGCAGATAAAGTCAACTTCCACTTTATTGCCTTTGTCAATGTAAATGGACAGCTTTATGAATTTGGTAAGCATATATCTTCATGATGAACATTCCTGTATGTGTTTACATGTTTGGATTCCTTACGGTCTCATTTGCTTTTAAGATGGGAGGATGGGTGGACCCGTGAACCATGGAGCTACCAAAGATGAGTCCTTCATAACGGTATGTAAAGCCACTCatgttctttctctccctttttatAAGTCAGTTCAATATAACCTCTATGTGCGCATCGTCTATGATGAGTCATGGTATTAAATGGGAAAGGGAGTGGCAGTTCCTGAGTATCTCAGTGCAATCAATAAACTGTGCTGATGCTTATTCTCAAATATCTCCATTAGAGCTCATAGAAAAAATAAGGAATGGTGAAGAACACTGGTAAACTTTATAGTATAGTTAACAATTTAAACATCAATGTTAAATGCAATAATTGGTTAATGCTGTTTCCTGCCAGCAAAGTTTCACGTTAGGCCAGTTAGATATtccaatatttatattattaccatgaagtttcaatgaaaaatgctgatttaagtcagttttcttttttgtaatgcAAGTCATCGAGGGCCACGTCACCTCTGAGCCTTTTGTCAAACGGCCACCAGAGGGCTCCACATGCATGAGCAATGAGACTGCAACATCAAGGGTTATGATGAATTATTAGATCTCATTCAAAGGGATGGAAGAAGTGCTTTTAAATAGTAgattattatagattatagatccTGGATTTAAGCTTTTATTTAAGAGAGGTgggcaataaaataaataaattcatatgTTTGACCAACTGCCAGAAGTCATttacaggttttttttcttctttttacaaaCTTTTTACACTATGAACCAAGACATTCAATTTTCTCAGCTTGATCAGTGTAATAAATTAACCCCTGTATTCCAATATTAATATGTTGTGTTAGTGATATTACCCAGCCCTACTGGAGAACACAAAATACTGGCAGTGAAACGTACTTAAATGTTACATAAGAAAAATCAGTCTTCTTTAGGATGGTCTTTTCTCTGTAACTTATAAGGTGTCAGTGAAgtagatttttaaaattttcattTATAAAAGTGCAATATTTCTAATTGAGAGAAAAGTGGATTAAAAAGTAGTATAATTAGTACCTGAATaaccatatttatttttatttcttgtcaTCCATGTCCAGGATGCAGCCAAAGTGTGCCGTGGGTTTGTGGAAAGGGAGCAAGGCGAAGTCCGTTTCTCTGCTGTGGCTTTTTGTCACAACTAGATCGTAGGACACAGAACCAAAACGTAAAACCAAAATGTCCCGGAGCACTCACATGGCAAACACAATCACgtgtacacacatacatctgCAGACACTATGCACTATGAAGCACATATTGTTTCCACATATATTTGACTCTCATCTCGTGAACAAAGTGTTCtttatcacacatacacacaaacgcacagTGACAATGTTTTCTTCTGCTAACACTTAACTTATACAAGCTTGTCCCTCTCTATGTGACATCATTTAGCAGTGACAAATCTAACACATGAGATTTGATCTCACCGcagcttgtgtgcatgtgtgtatttgtctttctgcatctttttatttatttaatttttttgtatgtaatcATTGGTGCATCTGTGTCGACCTCTTAGTCAGAAAAAATTACTGATGCTTAAACACCTTTTTGTGCCAATCAGAGTGAGAAGGAAAAGGCAGAAGACTTGAATGGGGGAAACTTTTTGCCTCTAGTTGCCTCTGAATGCCTCTCGTTGCTGTGTGGTTGAGTTTATATGGTTCTGACATTCCACAGAACAGCCCAAATGTGTCTGTAGGAATAATTTAACCATTGTTCGGAGCTTTTGAGTGGTGTCCTTGGGTGTCTTGCTGACATTTCCCAGAAAAACTGAAGTTTTCTTTGAGGAATTTGAATTTAGAAGTGCAAAAATCATGACGACAGCGATGGGATTACAATCAGTCTttgtttatagttttatttgcactttatttaactttatgaAATAAAGTCAACAATTTACAAATGCTCAAACTGTCAGTAGTTCGGAATACGCTAAATTCCAAATAAGATAGGGGCCGTCCACGCAGGAAGTGCTACCCTCTGTCAGGTTGGTGTTGTGCCATGCAGAGTGATAGTACAGTACGTCTAGGCTGTGTACCAATTGTTTACCTTTTTGCAAAATACTTTGTTGCCGTAGTTCTGCTGGTGATGCAGCTGTTGGAGATCAATAAAGCAACCTTCACACTTCAATGTGTCTCCTGGTGTGTTTTGTTAGTAGAGACAAAGCAGGGTGTAGGGTTCGCACACCCAAAACCTTTCACAGACACTGGATCAAAAATGAAACTGAAGTCAAAAACCATAAAGAGGATCCACAGCACTGtattaaactgtattaaaaGCTCCGAGCAACTTTAGTTACAAAAAGCAGCGTTTCGATCTCACAGATCCTCGCCAGGCATCGTCATTGTGGTGGACAGATTATGGCGTCGACCTGTCCTGTGTCCCGCATCATTTATTGAGACAAGTTTTATTTACAGCATGCAATATCAAATGTACAACAGTaatatttttaacctttttgaACCTAATACTTGGTTGCAGATGAATACTGAAGTCTTTATCAGAAAGGCTGATACCCATATGGTGGAAACGGCTATGGAAGATTTATAATGTCTATATGAAAACAGGCTGTCTCTCTTATGGCTGCCATCAGATCTGGTTAGCAATGATAAACTCCGCCCGTGGCCGAACCTCCAAActgtgtatttgacagtttaatCATGGATAATAACACTcccatctttaaaaaaaggaagcagcTCCTCTTCACctgcaaatgaaaatgaatggttATTTGTATTTAGTAAAGGTCAGGTctatgctgccccctgctggacaacACTGAATTGCAATACATATTGTCACTCTTGTGTTTTCTGCGTTATTTGAGTTTTAATGTGGCATTGAAAATTCGTGTAGCAAAATATCAATTCAGTTATAGAAGacaaagattaaaaacattttctacattgcagtatgttttttcttttgaaacagTAAATGCATACGTAATGGGTAAATGTCGGCATTTTAAACCTTCCATACATACCTATCGTTTCAGGTGATTGGACATAGTAACATAAGCTATTTGAAAAGGTCAGTTTAGCACAAAACATTAAAGGTCAACCCAACCCTGTATGCAGGTGTTATCTTCACTGATTGCTTAAAAAACTGACTGgtaagtttaaaaaatgcagtGGAGTCTGATGTTTGTAACAGGATATGGATTTCATGTTGTGTAACTTGTATTTAGGAACAACTCAAAGAATGTGTCTAATGAAGtatgttctgtttctgtctctattCTGAGATTTCAGCAACCTGAGGGGATGTctacaatttttatttttctaccaGAATGTTTCTATACTGAATGTTACTGACAGTGTGTACAGAGATAGGAACAGCTAAAAAGGGGCCCCAAGGCAAAGTTGAGCTGTTGAACCTCCAGTTTTTAACACACTCTGTTCATTATGTACATAAATTCACAAAATCAGGTTACATTAATGTACTAATAAGGCACAGAGCACACTCTACACTACATATTTAACCCAGACACCTAATAAACAACCAACCCTCCTCTCCAGGTTGActgatgttttttattaaacacattattaaagCTCTCGCCCAGTGACAGCTgggattgaatgaatgaattatttagGAGTATGCGccacataaacacaatataagCTCGAAGTAAAAGGTATTCAAGCtagatttttttcctttcttttcaatAATGCACCTCTTTAGGTAAAAATGCTGTTCTTTGCAATAATGGTCGAACATATCTCCTAACAAATTTGCAATTGATGGATTAACCACAAATCATAAAGACCTGGGTGCCTTTGTGACCCATGAGGGTCTAATCCAGTTTGTGGCAAAGTCTAAATGTTAGGATATAAaattaacaaatgaaaagacaaaaaacaaacaaaacaaaagtgtctcatcaaattattaattaaaggtgcagtgtgtagtatTTACTGGCATCTAATGGTGACGTTGAATACCTAAATACTCCTCCCTCACCCTTCccttagagcaggggtgtcaaacatgcggcccgtgggccagaaccggcccgctgaggggtccatttcggcccactttccttcctgtcttttttccttccttccttccatgtgtccttccttccttccatctgtccttcctccctttcttccttccttctttacttcaatgtgtccttccttccatctgtccttcctccctttctaccttctgtccttccttccatctgtccttcctccctttcttctttctgtccttccttcctttcttccttctgtccttcctgccatctgtccttcctccctttcttctttctgtccttccttccatctgtccttccttttgcctgtcttcccttccttcccttcttatttccttcctttcttccttctttccctccatctttttaatgatccggcccacatgagatcaaattggtctgtatgtggcccttgaatgaaaatgagtttgacacctctgccttagAGTAAGGACGTAGGAGAACATATGGTCTCTACGAGACTTGCAAAAAACGAGAAAGACCAGTATTTGGCATGTCCTTTCTGGgctgctgtagaaacatggcagtgcaacatggcggcCTCCTTAGAAGCGGACCTGCTCCCTAATAGATCATTAAGAAGCTTAATTTATGTTATGACAAAGTTTTGAGTTATATTTGCCCATTTGTGTGTTAAATTAATGTATAAACAGGTTCGAACGATCTTCCATGGACTCAAAACTGAGCTGATCCTTTTCTATCTTTTGCTCGTCTATGGCTCAGATGCATGAAACAAATCTCCCCAAACAGCCACTTCCAGCTGACGCATAAGAAATAACATAACGGACATCTTTTacacccccccacctccaccatctctctctctctcctctgtcttcttctaTCTCTCTCGACCTCCCCCGCACAGATTCCTGCCTGCGCGTTCACGTCTGCTGAAACGCGcgcctccagcagcagcagcggtggcTGAGTGAGTTGAGGACGGCGTGAGCTTCTTGCACAGCTCGGCGTTATTTTTAGCACCTGGTTCGTGTTGCAGCGCCGGggtctagagagagagagagagagagagagagagagagagagagagagagagagagagagagagagagagagagagagagggactctttctttctccatctctgtgTCACAGCTTGAGGACTATACGCAACGCACCGAGGTAGaaagcgaggaggaggaggataacgGATTGACAGAGCGGGGAGGGGAGCACCACTAACACCACCACCATACATCTGAGTGGAGCTTTTATCACATATCACCCGTATCATCACCGTCCCACAGACTCCTCCGGTCATCGTTAAGCGGCCTGCCCGGAGATGGCCAGCCAGGCAGCTGGTCGAGATACCCTGAACGCCTCACGGGACGAGCCGGAGTCGTCGGAGCCTCAGCCGAGCCATCCCGAACCAGCCTGTCAGGAGGCACAGAAATGGATAGAGGTAAGAGAAGTGACCGGGGGGTGGCTGTTGCTACAGTACGACATGGACAGAAATGGGCCATACTGTGACATACTATGACCGGGGATATAAATACATATAGCTCCACAGCACCGGTGAAGCGGACGATGCAGCAGTGTCAGGTTTCTGTGTGGGACAACGGCGCTTCTACATGCGTGTTACTTAAAAGTTTTTACACGATATTTAACACAGAAAAACTTGTACTTTTATGACTTTTAACACCgactaaaactaaatgtaaataaaCGACCAAACGTGTCGTTAACCAGTCCAGGTATCCGTTAATTTTCCATTTGTTTAGAATCCGGAGGAGGAACGCCCCCCTTTTTATTCAGGCGCGAGGGCGAGGGGATTCCGGTTGCCATGGTTATGAAACCGGGGCAACGTTCACGCAAGAGATGTTGTACTGTACCAACATCTGATCGCATCGGATGAGATTATCATTTGCGGTCTGTTTCATCCAGGGGCGATTCTAGGAccagacctttaggggggctcagctcctaatgagatgttaacatacaatgccctgcaagaGTTTAAACCCCCAGCGAAATTACTCATTTCACTGACTAacgtaaattacaacaataaatattaatacatagtagagtggtctactatggtgtataataataatggtttagAATAAACAGTCACAAATAGAGGACTCTAAGATAAAGTTAATGAGCACTTAGAGAAAGGCAATATcaatgacagaactatccaaagtacattagacccattaaaataaaaccatttgaagcTGTAGAATAattgtttgtcccatctctaacagacaggcatggtaatgtatttattttttaggtgtgctgagatcaaatttagagGTGCTTGAGCAcccctaaaaagggtctaaaatcgcccCTGGATGTTATACTGTACCAACATTTGATGCATCAGATGAGATTATCATTTGCGGTCTGTTTCACTGCTCCCACCATCATCTGCTCGGCTCAAAACGCCTCTCTCCATAAGCCTGAGCAGTGAATCATAGTTTGCCCCTTGGAGCTACGTTATATGACCCATTTTATTTCACCACAGTGCTGTCCCTGCTTTAGCCTAGCTACCTAGCTAACTTACTGTCTCAattgattttaatgttaaaaaaaaagacttcacaCCTTGGTTGTGTTTTCCCTACAATCTGTGCTGATTGTTATGTACACAAACCAGTTTACGATAGGGTGtgatagagggaaaaaaaggctggattgattgatttatttgacAAGATTAAAGGTAAAATGCATTCTTCACTGAAGTCACTTTTTTGGGAACTGAGCCCAAGGAGTAGATAAGataagacaagacaagaaaagaTGTGTCTTTATTGATGAGATTATATACAtatgtgcaatgttcctgggattaacaTAGCAaggacagcatcagtctttttagtgggaggtactgggagctgtggtgtctGATGGCTGATGTATAGAGATTTATTTGTTGTAAGAGGTCAACAGCCAACCGCTGAAGCCATTTAGCCTAATCAAATAAATATTAGTCCCTTTCTCAAATACACTCTTTCATTTACCTGCGCATCCAAGGATCGCCTGGGGCTTTGTCTTTCCATctcaattcattttaaaatttcaaaGGCGACCAAAGTAGATCATTTTTCTCTGTTCCACTCATTTCAAAGCTGTCAGTGTCCCACATACAGCGCAGGAAAATTAGTTATCAGCATTCACTTTCTGTGGAGAGTAAATGACCCATTTACAATAATTTTAATGGATTCATTTGCACATATGATTGTCTGCTAAAGTGACACAGTCAGACCCTTAAAGCTGGAGTGTCGGCCTTTTGTCTTCCCCTTCTGGCactgagagtaattacaaaaacactgtctaCACGCACTTATGTCATAGCTTTCGCTGTGGCCTACTGGAGTGGGGTTTAACTGCAGGACTCACACTAACCCCACATTTTACTACCATACACTACAGCCCCCCCTACCTCCCCCGATGTGGTCACCCCAATGGCGTGTTCACGCCTGAACCTAACCAAGTGGGTGTCATGTAGATATTGCACGTTCATGGATATACTTGGGCCTGCTCTGCTGTTACCAACGAGGCAACAAAACAACTAAGTTAGCTTCTTGGCTGGAAAAGTGTTGAGAGCGTATGCGTGGGATGAAAACATACTACACACGCTTTATGGACAGAGCTTGCATAATATTTATTCGTCTGGCCAAGCACAGGGAAGTTAAACCCGACACCAGATCTGAAATTCAGACACATTTATCTGGCagtgataggcttaatcagcTTTGTGTGAACTGATTTGGCTCGAATGTAacagatgttcatttatatgtaaaagtttaACACTGCAgatttaaatgaatgatgttGACGCTGGGAAAAGATGGCATATCATTTCTCTGCTGACACAAAACAATACTGATACCAAGATTTGACAAAACTCTTTTTTTACTTAACAAAATATGCCAAACATGTCAGTGCATCAGTGTTTAATGTTATCTTGATGCAAGTAGTCATAAAATAAGTTTTGCTTAAATAAAAAGGTGCAACACAATCAGCAGAGTTATGATTCAGAAGTAGGAGAAATTTGGTAAAAGAATACATGAACACGACTAAGAATCTAACCAGGTATTCAcagccatttttaaatactttaatgaaaaaaaaccaGCTGACCTCAAAAGACCCAACTTTAAGCCTTAAAATTAATCTTGGGGAACAATCTGCTCAACTCAACAAAAATGCCATCAAAACTTTCCATACACAAATCTCCATATACTGAATACTTGATAATATGTGTGCATTTTTCTCAGCACTGTTGTAAAATACTTAGGTTTAATATTCAGTCCTATTCAGGGTGGCTACGTAACACCATCGCTGAGCTCAGGTTAATGTCGGCCTCTCAGTGTTAATCTCTCCTGCAGTGTTCCTCTCTCTTGGTCGTCTTCCTGCCTCTTAATTCTTCCCCCGTTATTTTGAGACCGGTCAGGCCGATTCTATTTCCAGGGCTGTGTATTTATACGTGCTCACAGGTGGAGATGATTCAGGGTTAACCGTGCCACCCGTCACTCCACGCTGCATTTTGAGCTCGCCAATGTCTGTAAAGTGcgtatggacacacacacacacacacagagagagacacacacacacacacacacacacacacacacacacacacacacacacacacacacacacacaacacacccaTCAGCTATGCATGagacagctcacacacacacacccctcaaaCACACCCAGGTTGAAGTGATACTGTGGTCCCCATGGTGACAAAACATGGGCTGCAGGCTCTCAGGTGTCACTGTTTCCAGGGGGTCAGTGGAGTAGTAGGCTATGTATCGCCACATGACCCGAGCAGCAGGAAATTAGACTGGCACAGACGACTAGAGACCTTTCTATCTGTTTATAGAAGA contains:
- the uchl1 gene encoding ubiquitin carboxyl-terminal hydrolase isozyme L1, which codes for MSKLGVGDSWRFVDVLGLEGEQLSAVPKPCCALMLLFPLTQQHESFRQQQADKVAGGSEVYFLKQTVVNSCGTIALLHAVGNNKSKMTFDSDSALKKFLDDTAKMSADDRAKQLEKNQAIQEAHNEVAVQGQCRPEADKVNFHFIAFVNVNGQLYEFDGRMGGPVNHGATKDESFITDAAKVCRGFVEREQGEVRFSAVAFCHN